In a genomic window of Paraburkholderia phenazinium:
- a CDS encoding Vgb family protein, with translation MKRSAAEIIGEYGPFPGVDSVGGVTYDGQRVWIAAGDKLSAFDPASGETLQTIAVAADAGTAFDGEHLFQIAAERIQKIDPKSGRVLATIPAPGGGRDSGLTWAEGSLWVGQYRDRKIHRIDPETGAILRTIESNRFVTGVTWIDGELWHGTWESEQSELRRIDPQSGEVLERLEMPPGVCVSGLESDGADRFFCGGGNSSKVRTVRRPRRDAAADTDAEPSTHSQTK, from the coding sequence ATGAAGCGATCAGCCGCCGAAATCATTGGAGAATACGGACCCTTTCCGGGTGTCGACAGCGTGGGTGGCGTCACCTATGACGGTCAGCGAGTCTGGATCGCCGCCGGCGACAAGCTGAGCGCCTTCGATCCGGCGAGCGGCGAGACGCTGCAAACGATCGCGGTCGCGGCGGATGCCGGCACGGCCTTCGACGGAGAGCACCTGTTTCAGATCGCCGCCGAGCGGATCCAGAAGATCGATCCGAAGAGCGGCCGTGTGCTTGCCACGATTCCCGCACCGGGTGGCGGTCGCGATTCAGGGCTGACCTGGGCCGAAGGGTCGCTCTGGGTCGGGCAGTACCGGGACCGCAAGATTCATCGGATCGATCCCGAGACCGGGGCGATTCTGCGCACCATTGAGTCCAACCGCTTCGTCACGGGGGTCACGTGGATTGACGGAGAACTGTGGCACGGCACCTGGGAAAGCGAGCAGAGCGAATTGCGGCGAATCGATCCACAAAGCGGGGAGGTCCTGGAGCGGCTGGAGATGCCGCCGGGCGTCTGCGTGTCGGGGCTCGAGTCCGATGGCGCCGATCGCTTCTTCTGTGGCGGCGGAAACAGCAGCAAGGTGAGGACCGTGCGCCGACCCAGGCGGGATGCTGCCGCTGATACCGACGCCGAGCCTTCCACCCACTCCCAAACCAAGTAA
- a CDS encoding MFS transporter — MATPEQAGSSTPAAGAISAPGPYAAAPLDAGTISARLDRLPATRSIWKLVVLLSLGFFFELYDLLYTGYVAPGLVKSGLLTATTHGLFGSTGVASFIAALFAGLFIGTIACGFLADRFGRRAVFTYSLLWYTAANVVMAFQESATGLNFWRFLAGVGIGVELVTIGTYISELVPKQIRGRAFACEQAVGFTAVPVVAFLSYLLVPRAPFGLDGWRWVVLIGAHGALFVWWIRRALPESPRWLAQQGRLAEADRVMSELEAKVRSEYGRDLPPPAPPMPVAPRGSFRDMWVPPYRSRTLMMTIFNVFQTVGFYGFANWVPTLLIKQGITITTSLMYSSVIALAAPLGPIIGLFIGDRFERKTVIVVMAAANIVCGLWFSQAAGAVLLVSLGVCLTLASNIISYSFHAYQSELFPTSIRARAVGFVYSWSRFSAIFTAFLIASVLKEFGTLGVFVFIAGAMLVVMLAIGLMGPRTKGLELEKISN; from the coding sequence ATGGCAACCCCCGAACAAGCCGGGTCCAGTACGCCTGCAGCCGGCGCGATCTCGGCGCCAGGCCCTTACGCCGCCGCGCCGCTCGACGCGGGCACGATTTCCGCGCGCCTCGACCGGCTGCCGGCGACACGCTCCATCTGGAAGCTCGTGGTTCTGCTGAGCCTTGGCTTTTTCTTCGAACTCTACGATCTGCTCTATACGGGCTACGTCGCGCCGGGTCTCGTCAAGAGCGGCCTGCTGACGGCGACCACGCACGGCCTGTTCGGCAGCACCGGCGTCGCGAGCTTCATTGCGGCGCTGTTCGCGGGGCTGTTTATTGGCACCATCGCCTGCGGTTTCCTTGCCGACCGCTTCGGGCGGCGTGCGGTCTTCACGTATTCGCTGCTGTGGTACACCGCGGCCAACGTCGTGATGGCGTTCCAGGAGAGCGCCACGGGCCTGAACTTCTGGCGCTTCCTCGCGGGCGTGGGGATCGGCGTCGAACTGGTGACGATCGGCACGTACATCTCGGAGCTGGTGCCCAAGCAGATTCGCGGCCGGGCGTTTGCGTGCGAGCAGGCAGTGGGCTTTACGGCGGTGCCGGTGGTGGCGTTTCTCTCTTACCTGCTGGTGCCTCGTGCGCCGTTCGGTCTCGACGGCTGGCGCTGGGTGGTGCTGATCGGTGCGCATGGTGCGCTGTTCGTGTGGTGGATTCGCCGCGCGCTGCCCGAGAGTCCGCGCTGGCTCGCGCAGCAGGGGCGGCTCGCCGAAGCCGACCGCGTGATGAGCGAGCTCGAAGCGAAGGTACGCAGCGAATACGGCCGCGACTTGCCGCCGCCCGCGCCGCCGATGCCGGTCGCGCCGCGCGGCAGCTTCCGCGATATGTGGGTGCCGCCGTACCGCAGCCGCACGCTGATGATGACGATCTTCAACGTGTTCCAGACGGTCGGCTTCTATGGCTTCGCGAACTGGGTGCCCACGCTGCTGATCAAACAGGGCATCACGATTACGACGAGCCTGATGTATTCGAGCGTGATCGCGCTGGCTGCGCCGCTCGGGCCGATCATCGGCCTCTTTATCGGCGATCGCTTCGAGCGCAAGACGGTGATCGTCGTGATGGCGGCGGCGAATATCGTCTGCGGGCTGTGGTTCAGCCAGGCGGCGGGCGCCGTGTTGCTGGTGAGTCTCGGCGTATGTCTGACGCTTGCCAGCAACATCATTTCGTACAGCTTTCACGCTTACCAGTCGGAGCTGTTTCCCACCAGCATCCGCGCGCGGGCCGTGGGCTTTGTCTATTCCTGGAGCCGGTTCTCCGCGATCTTCACGGCGTTCCTGATTGCTTCCGTGTTGAAGGAGTTCGGCACCCTTGGGGTGTTCGTCTTTATCGCCGGCGCGATGCTGGTCGTAATGCTGGCGATTGGCTTGATGGGTCCGCGCACCAAGGGTCTCGAGCTCGAAAAAATCTCAAACTAA
- a CDS encoding MipA/OmpV family protein, translating into MKARVNRYFEYVLLGTLLCAGTVDAMADDSSSPAAPDTASPDAWHFTVGAGLFSLPKYPGASDRRFEPLPLLGASNGRYFIGTVPDAGIPLGLGAYLYRDSHWQVAALLSYDFIQPRDQSDDARLQGLGDIPRTGHAGLFGSYTLDWFSVHGSVLTDILGKHEGTVATLGVEGKYQPIDRLTLSAGPGLTWGSSQYNRTFYGVDAGQSARSGLPEYEPDAGVASVNFSVKANYRLSNRWGVGATVVASELRGDVGGSPIVEKKTQVTYGVFSSYRF; encoded by the coding sequence ATGAAAGCACGTGTAAACCGCTACTTTGAGTATGTCCTGCTTGGCACGCTGCTGTGCGCCGGCACAGTCGACGCAATGGCCGACGACTCGAGCTCGCCGGCCGCCCCGGATACGGCGTCTCCCGACGCCTGGCATTTCACCGTCGGTGCCGGCCTCTTTAGCTTGCCTAAATATCCCGGCGCAAGCGACCGCAGATTCGAACCGCTTCCGCTGCTCGGCGCGAGCAACGGCCGCTATTTCATCGGCACGGTGCCCGATGCGGGCATTCCGCTGGGACTGGGCGCGTACCTGTACCGGGACTCGCATTGGCAGGTGGCCGCGTTGCTCTCGTACGATTTCATCCAGCCGCGCGATCAATCCGACGACGCGCGCCTGCAAGGCCTCGGCGATATTCCCCGAACCGGGCATGCGGGCCTGTTCGGCAGCTACACGCTCGACTGGTTCTCGGTGCACGGCAGCGTGTTGACCGACATCCTCGGCAAGCACGAGGGCACGGTGGCAACGCTGGGTGTGGAAGGCAAGTACCAACCTATCGACCGCCTCACGCTTAGCGCGGGGCCTGGACTCACGTGGGGCAGCAGCCAGTACAACCGCACCTTCTATGGCGTGGACGCCGGCCAGAGCGCTCGCTCCGGCCTGCCCGAATACGAACCGGACGCGGGTGTCGCCTCGGTCAATTTCTCCGTCAAGGCCAACTACCGCCTGTCGAACCGCTGGGGTGTCGGCGCGACGGTGGTGGCGTCCGAGCTGCGTGGCGACGTCGGAGGAAGTCCTATCGTCGAAAAGAAGACGCAGGTCACCTACGGCGTGTTTTCCAGCTACCGGTTCTAA
- a CDS encoding LysR substrate-binding domain-containing protein — MENLLKKLDLTSLRLFVAVCQEKNIARAAEREFIASSAVSRRIAEIEALIGLPVIQRQSRGITVTPVGETVLRYAQTIIANIEQMSAELSRFSSGAKGQVRVVANLSSIVQFLPEDVAAFSRVFPEVSIELEEENSADVLRIVEEHGADFGICNAVTGVEAFEQVPYRADRLAVLLPAAHRLADAQRLAFAELLDDSFVGLRSESALTQLLTQQAAQAGRQLDVKIRVSSLDALCRMVHAGLGVAVVPEQVGRLYLNALDVRLLPLRDDWAVRRLVLVFRAREQLSASAAALVGFLGREA; from the coding sequence ATGGAAAACCTTCTCAAGAAGCTCGACCTCACCTCCTTGCGCCTGTTCGTCGCGGTCTGCCAGGAAAAGAACATCGCGCGCGCCGCGGAGCGCGAGTTCATCGCTTCCTCGGCAGTCAGCCGCCGCATTGCCGAGATCGAGGCCTTGATCGGGCTGCCGGTGATCCAGCGTCAGTCGCGCGGCATCACGGTGACGCCGGTCGGCGAAACCGTGCTGCGTTATGCCCAGACCATCATCGCCAACATCGAGCAGATGAGCGCGGAACTCTCGCGCTTCTCCTCCGGCGCGAAGGGCCAGGTGCGGGTGGTGGCGAACCTCTCGTCGATCGTGCAGTTCCTTCCCGAGGACGTGGCTGCGTTTAGCCGTGTATTCCCCGAGGTGTCGATCGAACTGGAGGAGGAGAACAGCGCGGACGTGTTGCGCATCGTCGAGGAACACGGCGCCGACTTCGGCATCTGCAATGCGGTGACGGGCGTCGAAGCCTTCGAGCAGGTCCCGTACCGCGCCGACCGGCTCGCGGTGCTGCTGCCCGCTGCGCATCGCCTCGCCGACGCACAGCGGCTGGCGTTCGCCGAACTGCTCGACGACAGCTTCGTCGGCCTGCGCAGCGAGAGCGCGCTTACCCAGCTTCTGACCCAGCAAGCCGCGCAGGCCGGTCGGCAACTGGACGTGAAAATCCGCGTGAGCAGTCTCGACGCGCTGTGCCGGATGGTGCATGCGGGACTCGGCGTCGCGGTGGTGCCGGAGCAGGTGGGGCGCCTGTATCTGAACGCGCTCGACGTGCGCTTGCTGCCGTTGCGCGACGACTGGGCGGTGCGCAGGCTGGTGCTGGTATTCAGGGCGCGCGAGCAGTTGAGTGCAAGTGCGGCTGCGCTGGTTGGGTTTCTTGGGCGGGAGGCCTAG
- a CDS encoding glutathione S-transferase family protein yields the protein MTLKLYAHPFSSYCQKVLTALYENRTAFEYCQLSHDNPQAMTELAALWPFRKFPVLVDAGRPVPEATVIIEYLGLYYPGPVSLLPAEPRAALEVRSMDRFFDNYISTPQQKIVGDSLRGAAERDPRGVADARAMLDTAYAWLDKTMAGREWAAGDRFSLADCAAAPFLFYADWTHRIDPSFAQVWAYRQRLLARPSFARAVDEARPYRSFFPLGAPDRD from the coding sequence ATGACATTGAAGCTTTACGCCCATCCCTTTTCCTCGTACTGCCAGAAGGTGCTGACCGCGCTCTACGAGAACCGGACCGCATTCGAGTACTGCCAGTTGTCCCACGACAATCCGCAGGCCATGACGGAACTCGCGGCGCTGTGGCCGTTCCGGAAGTTTCCGGTCCTCGTCGACGCCGGCCGTCCGGTCCCCGAGGCGACGGTCATCATCGAATACCTGGGCCTCTATTACCCGGGGCCAGTGTCGTTGCTGCCGGCCGAGCCGCGCGCCGCGCTCGAGGTCCGCAGCATGGACCGCTTTTTCGACAACTACATCTCGACCCCGCAGCAAAAGATCGTCGGCGATAGTCTGCGCGGCGCAGCGGAGCGCGACCCGCGCGGCGTCGCCGACGCCCGCGCGATGCTCGATACCGCGTACGCCTGGCTCGACAAGACCATGGCGGGCCGCGAGTGGGCAGCAGGCGATCGTTTCAGCCTCGCCGATTGCGCGGCCGCGCCGTTCCTGTTCTACGCGGACTGGACCCATCGCATCGACCCGTCGTTCGCGCAGGTGTGGGCGTATCGGCAGCGGCTGCTGGCGCGGCCATCGTTTGCCCGCGCGGTCGACGAGGCGCGGCCCTATCGTTCGTTTTTCCCGCTCGGTGCGCCGGATCGCGATTGA
- a CDS encoding aconitase family protein: MDDAIRLDGRVLYLSQNPAVIAAQLAGEDFTCATAGPLRDNVSTDEITPVTVMLTYDERLGQFPYVGFKAGEVLPIGRDAVKNGGFRVTVAGKRYGKGSSRESSPLAELSAGIRLIVAESFERIYQQNCDNIGILTTTDFSVLDRLVAGETVPIDEFLKGRDALTQQIIRSGGLLAYSKFADWPAPRVRDATHASAPQPKTLVEKIIERHLHPGVAGAQRGDGVFIAADWRFSHDYFTGMCAHLMHRAFGKPAPLQAPDHIIAFQDHLVLAAQSIPHVRDGLLPGVANLAQGHTAFSRDYPVRSHGALDGVPGSEGICHALMAEQYALPGQVVSGTDSHTPHSGALGCLAFGAGATEIANSWVTGYVRCKVPETLRIEINGTLRDGVTAKDVVLHLLQMEAIRSGGAIGLVFEYGGEAVRAMSIDERATLTNMVAELGGFTGIVEPDERTVAFLKERRGVDFVLEGWMKSDAGASYRDTVRIDATALQPMLARPGDPGNGVPAPQLEGEVAIDIAYGGSCTAGKREDFDFYHEVLRWGVERGMAVAPGTRLYLQFGTMAVRRYCEERGYLPVFEQAGATLVMPGCGSCANCGPGQSGRAEEVTISAINRNFPGRSGPGNVWLASPYTVAASALAGKITTFEQLKGARG, translated from the coding sequence ATGGACGATGCCATCCGCCTCGACGGCCGCGTGCTGTATTTGTCGCAGAACCCCGCCGTCATCGCCGCCCAGCTCGCGGGCGAAGACTTCACTTGCGCCACGGCCGGCCCGTTGCGCGACAACGTCTCGACCGACGAGATCACGCCCGTCACCGTGATGCTCACCTACGACGAGCGCCTCGGACAATTTCCCTACGTGGGCTTCAAGGCGGGCGAGGTGCTGCCCATCGGCCGCGATGCGGTGAAGAACGGCGGCTTTCGCGTGACCGTGGCCGGCAAGCGCTACGGCAAGGGTTCGTCGCGGGAGTCGAGTCCGTTGGCGGAACTGTCGGCGGGTATCAGACTGATCGTCGCGGAAAGTTTCGAGCGCATCTATCAGCAGAATTGCGACAACATCGGCATTCTGACCACAACCGATTTCTCGGTGCTCGACCGTCTGGTCGCCGGCGAAACCGTGCCGATCGACGAATTCCTCAAAGGCCGCGACGCGCTCACCCAGCAGATCATTCGCAGCGGCGGCTTGCTTGCGTACAGCAAGTTCGCGGACTGGCCGGCACCACGCGTGCGCGATGCGACCCACGCGTCTGCGCCGCAGCCCAAAACCCTCGTCGAGAAGATCATCGAGCGGCATCTGCATCCGGGCGTCGCCGGTGCGCAGCGCGGCGACGGCGTGTTTATCGCCGCGGACTGGCGCTTTAGCCACGACTATTTCACCGGCATGTGCGCCCATCTGATGCATCGGGCGTTCGGCAAACCCGCGCCGTTGCAAGCGCCGGATCACATCATCGCGTTCCAGGATCATCTGGTGCTGGCCGCGCAAAGCATCCCGCACGTGCGCGACGGTTTGCTGCCCGGCGTGGCCAACCTGGCACAGGGACACACTGCGTTCTCGCGCGACTATCCGGTACGCTCGCATGGCGCGCTGGACGGCGTGCCGGGCTCCGAAGGCATCTGTCACGCGCTGATGGCCGAGCAATACGCGCTGCCGGGCCAGGTCGTGAGCGGCACAGACTCGCACACGCCACACTCCGGCGCACTGGGCTGCCTCGCATTCGGTGCGGGCGCAACGGAAATCGCCAATAGCTGGGTGACGGGCTACGTGCGCTGCAAGGTGCCGGAGACGTTGCGCATCGAAATCAACGGCACATTGCGCGACGGTGTGACGGCGAAAGACGTCGTGCTGCATCTGTTGCAGATGGAGGCGATCCGTTCGGGCGGCGCGATCGGTCTGGTGTTCGAATATGGTGGCGAGGCGGTCCGCGCGATGTCGATCGACGAGCGCGCGACGCTGACCAACATGGTCGCGGAGCTCGGCGGCTTTACCGGCATCGTCGAACCGGACGAGCGCACGGTAGCGTTTCTGAAGGAACGGCGCGGCGTGGACTTCGTGCTCGAAGGCTGGATGAAGAGCGACGCCGGCGCCAGCTATCGCGATACCGTCCGCATTGACGCCACCGCCTTGCAGCCGATGCTCGCCCGCCCCGGCGACCCGGGCAACGGTGTGCCGGCGCCGCAGCTCGAAGGCGAGGTGGCGATCGATATCGCCTATGGCGGCTCGTGTACCGCGGGCAAGCGCGAGGACTTCGATTTCTATCACGAGGTGCTGCGCTGGGGTGTCGAGCGCGGCATGGCGGTGGCGCCGGGTACGCGTCTTTATCTGCAGTTCGGCACCATGGCGGTACGGCGCTATTGCGAGGAACGCGGCTATTTGCCGGTGTTCGAGCAGGCCGGCGCGACGCTCGTGATGCCGGGCTGCGGCTCGTGTGCGAACTGCGGGCCGGGTCAGTCGGGGCGTGCAGAGGAGGTGACCATCAGCGCGATCAACCGCAATTTTCCGGGACGATCGGGACCGGGCAACGTCTGGCTGGCGAGTCCCTACACCGTCGCAGCGAGCGCGCTGGCCGGAAAAATTACGACCTTCGAACAATTGAAGGGCGCACGCGGCTAG
- a CDS encoding putative quinol monooxygenase encodes MIHVFATVTAQPGQREAVLALFNKNRPAVLAETGCISYEAVVDVPGFGGFQTPLGDDTFAVVERWESAEALHAHAAAAHMAEYARNTAPLLAKRVINVLHAV; translated from the coding sequence ATGATCCATGTGTTTGCCACCGTCACCGCACAACCCGGTCAACGGGAAGCTGTGCTCGCGCTCTTTAACAAAAACCGTCCCGCGGTGCTGGCGGAGACCGGCTGCATCAGCTACGAAGCGGTGGTCGACGTACCCGGTTTCGGTGGCTTTCAGACGCCGCTCGGCGACGATACGTTCGCCGTCGTCGAACGCTGGGAAAGCGCCGAAGCGTTGCACGCGCACGCAGCCGCCGCGCATATGGCCGAATACGCCCGCAATACCGCCCCGCTGCTCGCGAAGCGCGTCATCAACGTGCTCCACGCCGTCTGA
- a CDS encoding superinfection immunity protein translates to MVQILEGVAVLGAFTLYMIPSIEADARNRDDAFAITVVNVLLGWTVIGWIAAFMWARRPATEKRLTHLVRRTRRAVARVTIDKLVAHAAQRGALQHHRMVGKLRVRSSRAAVVAVRQS, encoded by the coding sequence ATGGTGCAGATACTTGAGGGCGTAGCCGTTCTTGGCGCTTTTACCCTCTACATGATTCCGTCGATCGAAGCGGATGCGCGCAATCGCGATGACGCGTTTGCCATCACGGTCGTCAACGTCCTGCTTGGCTGGACGGTGATCGGCTGGATTGCGGCATTTATGTGGGCGCGCCGTCCGGCGACCGAAAAGCGCTTGACCCATCTGGTCAGAAGGACGCGGCGCGCAGTGGCGCGCGTCACGATCGACAAGCTGGTCGCACACGCTGCACAGCGCGGCGCGTTGCAGCACCACCGCATGGTCGGCAAGCTGCGGGTGCGCTCGTCGCGTGCGGCGGTGGTGGCGGTGCGCCAGTCTTAG
- a CDS encoding sensor histidine kinase: MNTLFVRTILLSLLVLFSVHAGVMLLVSGSTAGSDESALQTAVVTERPFAGDPLETEVESPSTAPVGQVSLVPAAMKLELAARPKIVDLHPAVYEVPATGVSLSDVAAPAMPRSPGSLRDDSPWSDEVQAWPLDSRFAVAEWAVSLVILMLAFFSLWRVQRPLRNVTHAARETACGRRVAASVREEGPSELRRVVRAFNEMSRRRNEALEAQAAALAGLAEHMEYQAARLRTRALEVNEWHKRVAFVEDIDSFSDIAQQLLEVAGRGNSAEQVVSVDGFLRDRFSMIGTMDGALFACDLKAGPQFVMSRPLLERLMSNLVDNALEHGEPPIEIRTSRDQDGWLLSVRDHGTGIEANDMASATRPFVRLNATQRTTQHWGLGLSVVARLARSCGASLKLGNHPDGGLWVRIVLPAR; encoded by the coding sequence TTGAATACCTTGTTTGTAAGAACCATTTTGCTGTCGTTGCTCGTGCTGTTCTCGGTACATGCCGGCGTCATGCTGCTGGTTTCCGGGTCGACGGCGGGCAGCGACGAAAGCGCGCTGCAGACCGCCGTCGTCACCGAGCGCCCGTTTGCCGGCGACCCGCTGGAGACCGAGGTGGAGTCGCCTTCGACGGCGCCGGTGGGGCAGGTCTCGCTGGTGCCCGCGGCCATGAAGCTCGAGCTCGCCGCGCGGCCGAAGATCGTGGACCTGCATCCGGCCGTCTACGAAGTGCCGGCCACAGGCGTCTCCCTGAGCGACGTCGCGGCCCCTGCCATGCCGCGTTCGCCCGGCAGCCTGCGCGACGATTCGCCATGGTCCGACGAGGTTCAGGCATGGCCGCTCGATTCGCGCTTTGCTGTCGCGGAGTGGGCGGTATCGCTGGTGATCCTCATGCTCGCATTCTTCAGCCTCTGGCGCGTGCAGCGTCCGCTGCGCAACGTCACGCACGCGGCCCGCGAGACCGCCTGCGGCCGTCGCGTTGCCGCGTCCGTCCGCGAAGAAGGGCCGAGCGAATTGCGCCGGGTGGTGCGGGCCTTCAACGAGATGTCGCGGCGCCGCAATGAGGCGCTCGAGGCGCAGGCCGCCGCACTCGCGGGTCTCGCCGAGCATATGGAATACCAGGCGGCGCGACTGCGCACGCGCGCGCTCGAGGTCAACGAGTGGCACAAACGGGTCGCGTTTGTCGAAGACATCGATTCGTTTTCCGACATCGCGCAGCAATTGCTCGAAGTCGCGGGACGCGGCAACAGTGCGGAGCAGGTCGTCTCGGTGGATGGCTTTCTGCGCGACCGTTTCTCGATGATCGGCACGATGGACGGCGCATTGTTCGCCTGCGACCTGAAGGCGGGGCCGCAGTTCGTGATGTCGCGCCCGCTGCTCGAACGCCTGATGTCCAACCTGGTCGACAACGCGCTCGAACATGGCGAACCGCCGATCGAGATCCGCACCTCGCGCGATCAGGACGGCTGGCTCCTCAGCGTGCGCGATCATGGCACGGGCATCGAGGCGAACGACATGGCGAGTGCAACCAGGCCGTTCGTGCGTCTGAACGCCACGCAACGCACGACCCAGCATTGGGGGCTCGGCCTTTCGGTGGTCGCGAGGCTGGCGCGCAGTTGCGGTGCGAGCCTGAAGCTGGGCAATCATCCCGATGGCGGACTGTGGGTGCGCATCGTGTTGCCGGCGCGCTGA
- a CDS encoding protease modulator HflK, with product MLPQMQSDEEATHRYPVSATRIASVSLVLALVLGALPLIKGGWFDIRWCAALSSAWLNVFTVALAAGLAHTGGRRVSTTSHQTHERHEPPQSLGLRVWQSAWWRACGAASLAALRGIRWQPWAVLVCAALSVAVASLAWRAPVQFALAAVLRPPGAALIAGVAAFALAFGTLVAELFFSMHAERGRAWASLANVLRAALLSALVAAVCAVLLAYADVSPVWPVHALSAFGAAIALEFALRAVLSWFAPPHMRSGDASVPDSLVASLLRLRPSPLARFSAQLRHRYGIDLRQNWVLQSVVRLLPAALGTVVVCAWLLTGVVMLGPEQRAVYERFGAPVAVWQPGLHVALPWPFGKARAIDNGAVHQLVVSGSPEESVAASPLVPADAQTPEQLNRLWDVVHQGETSQVIAGGSGDRQNFQIVSADVRLDYRIGLSDAAARASLYRTDDVPATVRAIANREVVRYLASHTLDSLLETRQTVMADTLRHAVQAQLDRLSSGIDVVAVVIESVHPPAGASGAWHSVQAAQIRAEASVAEARGLAAQSLGDARQQAETAVAQADAQAADITSAAQVQQTSFSADMIAAQAGGPAFVLEYYLHNLQKGLQNAHVTVIDDRLVEGNRATIDLRSYGAGDAAGARRIY from the coding sequence ATGTTGCCTCAGATGCAAAGCGACGAAGAAGCAACGCACCGCTATCCGGTTTCCGCCACGCGGATCGCCTCAGTCAGTCTGGTGCTGGCTCTGGTACTCGGCGCACTGCCGTTGATCAAGGGTGGCTGGTTCGATATCCGCTGGTGTGCCGCCCTGTCGAGCGCATGGCTCAACGTGTTTACCGTCGCGCTGGCGGCCGGGCTCGCCCATACCGGTGGGCGGCGCGTGTCCACGACATCCCATCAAACGCATGAACGGCATGAACCGCCTCAATCGTTAGGCCTGCGTGTCTGGCAGAGCGCATGGTGGCGCGCGTGCGGCGCAGCGTCGCTTGCTGCGCTGCGCGGCATCCGCTGGCAGCCCTGGGCCGTGCTGGTATGTGCGGCGTTGTCGGTGGCGGTGGCCTCGCTCGCCTGGCGGGCGCCGGTCCAGTTTGCGCTCGCTGCCGTGCTGCGGCCGCCCGGCGCCGCGCTGATCGCGGGTGTGGCGGCCTTCGCACTGGCATTCGGCACGCTGGTCGCCGAGCTGTTCTTTTCGATGCATGCCGAGCGCGGCCGCGCGTGGGCGTCGCTCGCCAACGTGCTGCGCGCGGCGCTGCTGAGCGCGCTGGTCGCGGCGGTCTGCGCCGTGTTGCTCGCCTATGCCGATGTCTCGCCCGTGTGGCCGGTACATGCACTGAGTGCCTTCGGCGCCGCGATCGCGCTCGAATTCGCCTTGCGCGCCGTGTTGTCGTGGTTCGCGCCGCCGCACATGCGCAGCGGCGACGCCAGCGTGCCCGATAGCCTCGTCGCGAGCCTGCTGCGTTTGCGTCCCTCGCCGCTCGCCCGCTTTAGCGCGCAACTGCGTCATCGGTACGGCATCGATCTGCGCCAGAACTGGGTCTTGCAAAGCGTGGTACGTCTGCTGCCGGCCGCGCTCGGCACGGTGGTCGTCTGTGCCTGGCTGCTGACGGGCGTCGTGATGCTGGGACCCGAGCAGCGCGCCGTGTACGAACGGTTCGGCGCGCCGGTCGCAGTGTGGCAGCCGGGTCTGCATGTGGCGCTGCCCTGGCCGTTCGGCAAGGCGCGTGCAATCGACAATGGCGCGGTCCATCAACTGGTCGTGTCCGGCTCGCCCGAAGAGAGCGTGGCCGCGTCGCCGCTGGTGCCCGCCGACGCCCAGACGCCCGAGCAGTTGAACCGCCTGTGGGACGTCGTGCATCAGGGCGAGACGAGCCAGGTGATTGCGGGCGGCAGCGGCGACCGGCAGAACTTCCAGATTGTCAGCGCGGACGTGCGGCTCGATTACCGCATCGGTCTATCGGATGCCGCCGCGCGGGCCTCGCTGTATCGCACCGACGACGTGCCGGCAACCGTGCGCGCGATTGCCAATCGCGAAGTGGTGCGCTACCTCGCGTCGCACACGCTGGACTCGCTGCTCGAAACGCGCCAGACCGTGATGGCCGACACCCTCCGGCACGCGGTGCAGGCGCAACTCGACCGCCTGTCGAGCGGCATCGACGTGGTGGCCGTGGTGATCGAAAGCGTGCATCCGCCGGCGGGGGCGTCGGGGGCATGGCATAGCGTGCAGGCCGCGCAGATTCGCGCCGAGGCGAGTGTGGCGGAGGCACGCGGACTCGCCGCGCAGTCGTTGGGCGACGCGCGGCAGCAGGCCGAGACCGCGGTCGCGCAAGCCGACGCGCAAGCGGCCGACATCACGTCGGCCGCCCAGGTCCAGCAAACCAGTTTCAGCGCCGACATGATCGCGGCCCAGGCGGGTGGTCCGGCGTTTGTGCTCGAGTACTACCTGCACAACCTGCAGAAGGGTTTGCAGAATGCGCACGTGACGGTGATCGACGACCGGCTCGTGGAAGGGAACCGCGCCACCATCGATCTGCGCTCGTACGGCGCGGGCGATGCAGCGGGCGCGCGGCGGATTTATTGA